caaaaaataaacatattggagTTAGTccgattaaataaaaaaatatatgtgtgaaGTATAGATAAACCAAAGGATCAGTTTGTGGCTGTCAGGACAAAACCTTTATATGTACTCTGCTTTCAAAGTTTCTTTCAAAGTTTCTCTCTAGATATTGTACTTGTCCACTCAggaatttttataaaataattgcTCTCCTTCAAGTTTGCGTACTAGAAATCTAAAAATCAGAATAGCAGAACACTGCAGGGATATTCTAAAGGGTTTCAgtaatcatacagtatccaaacacttCTTGGTACATAATAAAAATCCAAAACTCTTAAAATGTTATGCCATAGAAGTTTGCACTTTACCATGGAGAGGCGGCAATATCAAACAAATTCTTGGACAATGTGAAATTAAGTGGGTCTTTTATTTGAAAACATTAATCCCCACTGGTCTTAATTCagttttgatttatttaactttttataacccccttttttttctctggagttttaatatatatagacatttttataaatttttattcaacttttatttttttaattctatatgtcccccccttttttaataTTGCCTCCTCTTTGATACACTTTTATCACTTTTTACGACTTCTTGTTGTAGGTTTTTATCTTCCTTCCCCCttgctattttatttaaatattgaattgtatttatatatctttatttgtAATGCCTTAGCTGCTCACCATCTTTACATAGTTTTTCATTATTCCTTAAGTTGATCTCCATAATAGTAAAGTCCTCAGCTATATAGCGGGTGCCATTTTGGCGAAGCCCAAAAACCTTTAGGAGGCTACAGTTCCCTCAATAGCCCTCGTTTTTGGGCACTACTGACCCAGATGGCCTCCCCCTAGCCCCCATAACCAGTGGGCTGCCATGTATTAagtttttatttataaagtgggCAGCcttttggagaagcctggctgccatTAGTGAGTGGGCTCACCCTTTAGCCCCCATAACCAGTGGGCTTTAGAGTTCATGTTACCTGCTCTAACGTACCACTTAGAGTTTCCATTTAACAATGTTCCAGGCTGCAGTTAATAAGAACCGCttccatagtgtaataatatTGTCTTTTTTGTGCTTGATCAGGAATTTGCATCTTCAGGCATTGTCAGTCTaatacaggggtgcccaaaaggtagatccccagatgttttaaaacttcaGCTACCATGATGTTGTGTTATTCTAAaccattctaaaagcatgcaaaacatcatgggagttgtagttctacaacatctggggatctaccatttggatATATTTCACTCCGAATTTAGCTTATATAAATGTTTCCTCCTCTAACCCGAATTCCTTCTCACACACAATAAAGGCAAGCATTTCACAAAGCTCTTGATAAGTTTGACTGGTTCACTATAACTTCAATAACCAGCAATGAAACATGTAGCTCCTTTAAAGTTTCATTTTTGATTTAGAATTGAGTTTTGTGGGAGAGCTTTTTCTTGTAGATTTTCGGTCAGATTATACTCACTGTGATAGTTGAACAGTTGGATAATCCATTTTCTAAGCCATACAACTAAATGTTATCATtcctttctttttaaaaacattatatttCCTTCCTATCCATAAGTTGACCAAAAATGTCTCAACATTGCTTTATTTATCTGGAAAATGTAAACACTTTAATGGTTCACAGGTGGAGGTCAATGGTATCACAGTTGTGTTCTCATTAGGGTAATATAATCATATTTGTAAAGTGGAATCTTTTATGGCATAAGGTTTAAATGCTTACTGAAGCAACACATTTCCATATTTTATGTTTCTCAAATGTGTTTTCCAACATTACCTTAAAACCAACTGCATTTCTGTTTACTATTTTCCATTCACATGCTTATTCACTAGAGTAAGATTTGCTGGGAATtcagaagtgaatttcaaatttaaggtcaaagtagctgaactggatgcATAGGTGAATTTGTCCGATTTGGTTATTTGGCCTTTAACTTCAAATTCATCTTGAATTCACAATTTGCAGCAatttttagtgaataattctgacaGTGGGTTGTAATAACTGGCCAGATTCTGAAAACCTGGTCAAGACATTGTGTCCTATATAAAGTTAAGCGGAAGCAGTGATTTATAGTGTTCAAATCAAACTAAAATATTGTAAATTAAAGATTGAAATTAAACCTTTATTTTGTGTAAAGTGCTTTTCACCGGATCTGGCTTTGCATCATAGGGAGTCTGGAAAGGCTCAGTCTGATGTAGCAGCCTGATGCAAATGCCTGAAAACATAGTGCCATAAAAGACTTCTAGTGCACACAGACTATTCCAAACATGCTATATTAATAAACACATAACTATATCTCTCATTAACAGGAATTATGTATCAGACGTACAACATGAGTTCAAATGCAGGATCTCAATTATGCACCATATGTATCAGTCCAGCTGTAATTTAACTAAATATTCCACATTCCACCACCAAATCATATTTTGTGACGTGTGTGCTCAGGATCATGTGATATGTACTTTAATAATACCGGGAGCACGTTTTACCATACTGCACATAGCACAATAAAAAAGCTTTTAGTCCATAGTTCttcccggtgcgaaaactgatccatgcgcccccccccccccccacgcgcgcTTACTCtacacgggccggggccgcaacacatggcggcaggcacctggtcgcaggggttcggagggctgcgacccctgcgaccacggtttgtacgccagtgcatacagatacacatacatttaaaggaccactacagacacccagatcacatcttctcaatgaagtggtctgggtgccaagtccctctagttttaaccctgcagctgaaaacatagcagtttcaaagaaactgctatgtttcactgagggttaatccaacctctagtggatgtctcattgacagccgctagaggagcttcaacgattctcactgtgataagacgctgaacgtccataggaaagcattgagtaatgctttcctatgggcggttttaatgcgcgtgcggctcttgccgcgcatgcgtattcggagctgagaggcggatcggggcagagggatccccagcgccaagggagtcccgcgctggagaaaggtaagtgctgaagacacacacactctcacgaacagacgcatacacacaagctaacagacatacacattcagtgacagacatacatacatacacactcacttataaaacacacactcactaacagacaccaaacagactcactaacagacgcacacaaacacactcagtaacacacacacagtaacaaacaaactaacacacacactgacacaaaaactaacacacacacacaaacactaacacatacacactctaacactaacatgcacactctaacactaacacacacactccaacacacacacacacacacacacacacactctgacactaacacacacacacacacactctgacactaacacacacacactctaacactaacacacacacactctagcactaacacacacacacacacacactctaacacatacacactacacacacacactaacacaaacacacacactctaacactaacacacacacacacacacacactaacacactttcccctgagtgcttcctcttcagctccctcgcgcacgggGTACTGATGCCAGAGCTGGAAGATGACATCATATTTCGGCTCCAGCATCAGTGCGGTGagtgagggagctgggcagagagcgctcaggggagagtgctccctcgcgtgcccgccagccATTTAGCccgcccggtgacaccagggccagcctcaggggccctgaggtggccagctcctgggccccccagaagaagaggctggccacactgggtacataccgggtcgcagggcggcccctgagaccccggtatgtacgccacagcCCACTTATCTTATTCCAGTACCAATGTTCCTCTGCATTGGCTCTGTCTCCACCTCTTCCAACGTTAGcatgaaagggggagggggagggggtggggggaccaAATGTGCATATGCAGCACACACAttggaaaagcattgaataaatgaTTTTCTATAGGAGTTTGCATGTAGCTGGATGACCTCAGCTACtccatgaaactgcaggaagcaacTAACGTGCCCATCTGGGAGATAGCTTCTAgaagcagtcttaaccctgcactgcagtttctctaaaattgcaatgtttttaaTTTCAGTGTTAAGGGgatagggacagtgcacccagaccactttaatggggcctatagtgtccctttaaagctatgGAATTAATTGTGCCTACCCATTTCAAATTTAATGTAGTTTCTTTCTTGTACTGTTTCAGAGCCGCATGCTTAATTTTAAACAATTCTATCCAAATTGTGAATGGGAGCAGCATTTAGATCTTTAGATTAATTTTTGACAGAATCAAGAATAAAGTAATTATATAATAAAGCTAGTGGAGATCTCAGGTTGgctgaatgtgaaaaaaaattgtaggATGCATCAATTTATTAGAGATGCATTGCCCTAGCAATATAGTGCATCAAAGTCAGTTTAAATTATTGCAGGCTATTATTAATTGCCACATTTTTGCAATCTACAAAGGACAGTCCATCAAACCTGTAATGATAGTACATATTCAATATGCAGTGTTCTTCATCTTGGATAACTTTTTAAccacattcatttaaaaaaagaactgATCCCTTGTCCAGTACAGAGGTTGTTCTTTAAATTAGGGATTTATTCATTATACAGTAAGGAGTGGTTGAATGACTACCTAAATGCAAAATTTAGTGACTAGAAAAAACTCAATTCACCAACAAATACACTGTCATGTAAATAAACATCATAACATTAATTGTGTCAATAAATAAGATGGCAAATTATTGTTGTAAATGAATATCATAAATATATCAACTTAAAAAGTCTCATTGGCCATATTTTTGTGAATAATGGGCTTAGTCAATTGGTATTGTTTTGtacgtcttttttttttaccacactgACAAAGCAACAGTGTCTTAAAAGTTGTTCTGAATGTCTTATTGCAAAGAGCATAACACATTGGATTAATTGTGCTATTGATATAACAAAGCCAATATCCAAGATTCCAATATATGCGAGGGATACAACTTTCACAAAATGTATTGACTAAAACCATTATGTTATATGGAGCCCACGTTATGATGAAAGCTAACAAAATTGCACTAAGTgtttgtgcagcttttttttctttgataagAGACATTCTTTTCCGTTTTGTGATCTGATTTCGTGTCTTTGCTGCAAATCTTTTAGCTAACGTTATTTCTTTGAAAGATATAAGTGCATTTGTCCGAGCAGCCACAGTCATATTTTGTAGCACCTGAGGATGTGACACGGTAGATCTTGATTCATTTTGTAATGTCCCTTTGTGTGCAATACTTTTTTGGGAGTTAATACTTTGAAACTTGATCTCCTttttgattgagtgtgtgtctaatTTGAGGTGTGTGGTTTGATTTTTTCCTGATGATATGTTTACTTGTTTAGTATCCGGACATTTTTTTGAACTAAGAATGGAATTATGTCCAGGAAGCTTTAACACAATGGAAAACAATGTTCTTGGATTTTCAGAAACCTCTTCTTCATCAGAGGTGCCTGAGTTATCAAGTGATGCATTTGCATCAACATTGTTCCAGCTCTCAGTGCTACTTTGATCTTGATCTATCTTCTTTGTGTTTGGTTTGAAGAACTTTGCTCTGTAATAATGAGAACACCACCGATATCTGCTAGAAGAGAATTTTAATTTCTTCTGGGTTTTGTTGTAGCTGTTACTTCTAGAACCTCTTTTTTTATTAGCAACTTGAGTTACCTCTGCTTTAGTTCCAGAAGCTTGCAGACCTGCCAGTTCTTTTGTACGTTTCTCGGTTTCTCTATAGATTCTCCAGTATAGGATTGTCATAATTGATACTGGAAGATAAAATGCGGCAATTGCAGTTCCAAATGTAATGATAGGTTCTGTCAAGAACTGGATAAAGCATTCATCAGAGGGGACAGTGCGTTTTCCAACAAAGTATTGCCAGAACAATATAGCTGGAGCCCAAAGTATAAATGATATTGACCATGCCAAGCCAATCATTATCCCTGCTCTTTTAGTGGTTCTCTTAGTCCTGTAAGTTAGTGGCCTTGTAATGGAAAAATATCTGTCGAAACTGATAACAAGAAGATTCATGACAGAAGCATTGCTTGCCACATAATCAATCATAAGCCAAAGGTCACAAGCAAGACTACCCATAGCCCAGTGATCCATGATAATATATGTAGTAAAAAGATTCATGGATATTACACCAATAATGAGATCTGCAAAGGCAAGGCTcagtaaaaaataattgttgacTGTTTTCAGTTGTTTGTTAACCTTAAAGGCTAAGATCACTAATATGTTGCCTATAATAGTTACAATAGCAATAGTCCCACTAAAAAACGCAATTAAAACAACTTGCCATACACTGTGCCCGCCTAAATAATCCTTCTGAGTGTCATTTCGAGATGCTGAATTATTGATTTCAGCTAAGACATAAGAGGAATTAACAGTGAGTTGGGGGATATCATATGTCCCgagggaaaatacagtttcatTATGGTGACTTGTAGATGTCGGAAGTGTTTTCAATATCAAACTTATGTTTGATAGTAAAGTGTATAATGTGATATTATTTTGGTGGAGCATGTTTCTGTAATCtgaaaaaacaagagaaaaatagattagaatttttttttactataacatCTTAAAAGCATAATTCAATATCATCTATactatgaaataaaataatagtaaatatCTTGTAGAAAAAGAAAATTGATTGACAATGTTGGGAATCCCTCTATACCACAGaaccaaaatagaacaaaaaatacCCAGATTGTacccagaggcataactagaaaccacagggcacTGGTGCAAAAAGTGCTCTGGGACCCCCCCATACATCTCACTccaccagccccttcatgtgtcacactcacacccctaaatgagtctcattcatacaaacacaaactgacatacatgcagatacacaccatataacacatatagatacatacacggacacacatgctgatacacagacacgcactcatgcaaatgcagacacacaaactaacacacatatgcagacacatatatacacacagacacacatgcggatacacagacacacatacagacagatacacatacacttaaggaGAAACATGCAAAGACACagaataacacacatacagatacacatgcagacagacagatgcaaatacagaaacacactcacatacagacacacatatatacacacacacacatacagagacacacatacattaagacacacacacaaacacacacacacgcaaaatggtttagtcaccctcctgtttcctgccTTTTAGGTgcagtggctcaggctgatgggagtcagagttcccactctgactccctcatcTCCTACAACGCtctgtgtaagctgggaggagtgacctggGCTGTTACTTTCTCACAGCTCAGTCTgacctcatcacagggggcctggtcgcgctgttaaagtgcagCGCTTATtgggccccctggaaatacatagcatcgggtggccctaacagcatgggccacccgatgggcacctGAACGTGCGGCTCCGACAGTTCTACCGTGCGGGCcagggctgcaacacatggccgGCTGGGCACCGCGGTTCCAGGGCtccacagggcggccgggccccctggagtgagaagcccggtcgcagctgcgaccccctgtgaccgcggtagtaGCGCCACTGGTTGTACCTGAAACAATAATGCTTCTTCTGATGAGTACTACGTATAAATGACTTCTAGTAATATttcttattttagatatataaacCACAACATTTGGGTTAATTCATCATAATGGAGTATGATTGACTATACATAGAAAGCTTAAAAAGCAAAATCAATCTTTTGTAAATGCtttaaaaaggaaagaaaattatCATGCTTT
This region of Pelobates fuscus isolate aPelFus1 chromosome 2, aPelFus1.pri, whole genome shotgun sequence genomic DNA includes:
- the CHRM3 gene encoding muscarinic acetylcholine receptor M3, whose translation is MLHQNNITLYTLLSNISLILKTLPTSTSHHNETVFSLGTYDIPQLTVNSSYVLAEINNSASRNDTQKDYLGGHSVWQVVLIAFFSGTIAIVTIIGNILVILAFKVNKQLKTVNNYFLLSLAFADLIIGVISMNLFTTYIIMDHWAMGSLACDLWLMIDYVASNASVMNLLVISFDRYFSITRPLTYRTKRTTKRAGIMIGLAWSISFILWAPAILFWQYFVGKRTVPSDECFIQFLTEPIITFGTAIAAFYLPVSIMTILYWRIYRETEKRTKELAGLQASGTKAEVTQVANKKRGSRSNSYNKTQKKLKFSSSRYRWCSHYYRAKFFKPNTKKIDQDQSSTESWNNVDANASLDNSGTSDEEEVSENPRTLFSIVLKLPGHNSILSSKKCPDTKQVNISSGKNQTTHLKLDTHSIKKEIKFQSINSQKSIAHKGTLQNESRSTVSHPQVLQNMTVAARTNALISFKEITLAKRFAAKTRNQITKRKRMSLIKEKKAAQTLSAILLAFIITWAPYNIMVLVNTFCESCIPRIYWNLGYWLCYINSTINPMCYALCNKTFRTTFKTLLLCQCGKKKRRTKQYQLTKPIIHKNMANETF